One window of the Lysobacter sp. S4-A87 genome contains the following:
- a CDS encoding PadR family transcriptional regulator — protein MTDLDNQLRKFQKELSAGTVSLVLLAVLASASEPMYGYQIAKRLERTGEGVLSGKQSALYPVLRNLGASGLLDSHVEPSMSGPPRRYYQITDAGRAVLQEWINAWRATRDSVDTVLEGPDK, from the coding sequence ATGACCGACCTCGACAACCAGCTGCGCAAATTCCAGAAGGAGCTCAGTGCCGGCACGGTGTCGCTGGTCCTGCTGGCGGTGCTGGCGTCGGCCAGCGAGCCGATGTACGGCTACCAGATCGCCAAGCGCCTGGAACGTACCGGCGAGGGCGTGCTCAGCGGCAAGCAGAGCGCGCTGTACCCGGTGTTGCGCAACCTTGGCGCCTCCGGCCTGCTCGACAGTCATGTCGAGCCGTCCATGTCGGGCCCGCCGCGTCGCTACTACCAGATCACCGATGCCGGGCGTGCGGTCCTGCAGGAATGGATCAACGCCTGGCGCGCCACCCGTGATTCCGTCGATACCGTCCTTGAAGGACCTGACAAATGA
- a CDS encoding sensor domain-containing protein: MNAFNSSNAGLPTTIPGYLEHLRRSLAGADPALVQDALYDAEEYLRSELAENPGRSEAEVIVAVAGSYGAPDEVADIYRDTEVKVQTALRPPAPPPRKSALGQFFGVIAEPRTYGALFYMLLALATGIFYFTWVVTGISLSAGLGVLIIGIPFVILYFGSVKMLSLVEGRIVETMLGERMPRRPLYGTRGQPLLERIKDLFIDPRTWATQLYFLMMLPLGILYFTVTVVGLTVSLSMMAAPIALMLGFGSHLYVDDVVVFGAAEPWLWPLAMLAGVLLLFATMHLVRLFGQLHGLLAKHMLVKTAQYN; the protein is encoded by the coding sequence ATGAACGCGTTCAACTCCAGCAACGCCGGCCTGCCGACCACGATCCCCGGGTACCTGGAACACCTGCGTCGCTCCCTGGCCGGAGCCGATCCGGCGCTGGTGCAGGATGCGCTGTACGACGCCGAGGAATACCTGCGCTCGGAACTGGCCGAAAATCCCGGCAGGTCCGAGGCCGAGGTGATTGTTGCCGTCGCCGGCAGCTACGGCGCACCGGACGAGGTCGCCGACATCTACCGCGACACCGAGGTCAAGGTGCAGACGGCGCTGCGGCCGCCGGCACCGCCGCCGCGCAAGTCGGCGCTCGGTCAGTTCTTCGGCGTGATCGCCGAGCCACGCACCTACGGCGCGCTGTTCTACATGTTGCTGGCGCTGGCGACCGGCATCTTCTATTTCACCTGGGTGGTCACCGGCATCTCGCTGTCGGCCGGGCTGGGCGTGCTGATCATCGGCATCCCGTTCGTGATCCTGTACTTCGGCTCGGTGAAGATGCTGTCGCTGGTCGAAGGTCGCATCGTCGAGACGATGCTGGGCGAGCGCATGCCGCGCCGGCCGCTCTACGGCACCCGTGGACAGCCGTTGCTGGAGCGCATCAAGGACCTCTTCATCGATCCGCGCACCTGGGCCACGCAGCTGTACTTCCTGATGATGCTGCCGCTGGGCATCCTCTACTTCACGGTGACCGTGGTCGGGCTGACGGTGTCGCTGTCGATGATGGCCGCGCCGATCGCGCTGATGCTCGGCTTCGGCTCGCATCTCTACGTGGATGATGTGGTGGTGTTTGGCGCGGCCGAGCCGTGGCTGTGGCCGCTGGCGATGCTGGCAGGTGTGCTGCTGCTGTTCGCGACGATGCACCTGGTGCGCCTGTTCGGCCAGCTGCATGGGTTGCTCGCCAAGCACATGCTGGTGAAGACGGCGCAGTACAACTGA